The following are encoded in a window of Senegalia massiliensis genomic DNA:
- a CDS encoding GNAT family N-acetyltransferase, with translation MNRLKLVLPTPEYKEKLMDYKREFIKNGDSMDGTAGLRNAETFEEWYSVFRDNLKEETVRDGLVPSTTYMAISTNDDYLIGMIDIRHRLNDFLLNFGGHIGYSVRRSERQQGYATEMLKLALIKCLELDIKKVLIACDKDNIASAKTIINNGGILENEMPEGNSITQRYWITLD, from the coding sequence ATGAATAGATTGAAATTAGTTTTACCGACACCAGAGTATAAAGAGAAACTTATGGATTATAAAAGAGAATTTATTAAAAATGGGGATAGCATGGATGGCACTGCAGGGTTAAGAAATGCTGAAACTTTTGAAGAATGGTATAGTGTATTTCGTGATAACTTAAAAGAAGAAACTGTGAGGGATGGTTTAGTTCCATCAACTACATATATGGCTATTTCTACTAATGATGATTATTTAATTGGTATGATTGATATTAGGCATCGTTTAAATGATTTTTTATTAAATTTTGGTGGGCATATAGGATATAGTGTTAGAAGATCAGAAAGACAGCAAGGTTATGCAACTGAGATGTTAAAATTAGCCTTGATAAAATGTTTGGAGTTAGATATCAAAAAAGTTTTAATAGCCTGTGATAAAGATAATATTGCATCAGCAAAGACTATTATAAATAATGGTGGTATATTAGAAAATGAGATGCCAGAAGGAAATAGTATTACACAAAGATACTGGATAACTTTAGATTAA